In Fusarium oxysporum Fo47 chromosome XII, complete sequence, one DNA window encodes the following:
- a CDS encoding major facilitator superfamily domain-containing protein has translation MAASEPSRHQSLSSPASDDDRPSQIEPYSEKAPSQQEGTSAPDFGPPPDGGLQAWLVVTGGFFAVFASFGWINCIGIFQDYYEQNQLRSYSSSDVAWISSIESFMLFFWGPVVGYMTDNYGPRIPILIGSFLHVFGLMMTSLSKGYYQIILSQSICSALGCSFLFYAPIAAAGTWFRRHRAIAFGIITAGSSLGGVVLPIMVNKLVVRVGFGWAMRSVAFLFLGLLVIANVTIKSRLPPPRRKFDIKDFITPFKEMPFLLLTVAGFMLYLGSFLPFNFIIVQAKELGVSDSLAQYLVSIVNAASTFGRLVPAYFGDRIGVFNVMIPLTLLGGIFTLTVWLTAHSTASVIAYAALYGFASGCTLSIVPAMVASFSDVRSIGTRSGALYGVAAIGALIGSPVAGAIVSAENGSFSGLIIFCGVTILAGAVFATMSRQALTGGQWMKKV, from the exons ATGGCCGCATCAGAACCAAGCCGTCATCAATCCCTTTCATCCCCCGCCTCCGATGACGACCGCCCTTCCCAAATCGAGCCGTATAGCGAAAAAGCGCCTTCACAGCAAGAAGGGACTTCAGCACCAGACTTTGGTCCTCCGCCTGATGGAGGATTACAAGCCTGGCTAGTTGTTACTGGAGGCTTTTTTGCTGTGTTTGCCAGTTTTGGGTGGATTAATT GTATCGGCATCTTTCAAGATTACTACGAACAGAATCAACTCAGGTCGTACTCATCTAGCGATGTAGCATGGATCTCATCCATCGAGTCATTTATGCTGTTTTTCTGG GGCCCAGTGGTCGGCTACATGACAGATAATTACGGCCCTCGTATTCCCATCCTGATCGGCTCATTCCTCCACGTTTTCGGTCTAATGATGACATCCCTGTCGAAGGGATATTATCAGATTATCTTATCTCAAAGTATTTGCAGTGCATTAGGCTGTTCATTTCTCTTCTACGCGC CCATCGCTGCTGCTGGAACATGGTTCAGGCGTCATCGTGCTATAGCCTTTGGAATCATCACTGCTGGATCCAGTCTCGGAGGTGTCGTCCTTCCAATCATGGTAAATAAGCTTGTGGTCCGAGTTGGCTTCGGTTGGGCGATGCGATCTGTGGCATTCCTTTTCTTGGGACTGCTGGTAATCGCCAATGTTACTATCAAGTCGAGACTACCACCCCCGAGAAGAAAGTTTGACATCAAAGACTTCATCACTCCGTTCAAGGAGATgccatttcttcttttaaCCGTCGCCGGATTCATGTTGTATCTCGGTTCCTTTTTGCcgttcaacttcatcatTGTCCAAGCGAAGGAACTCGGTGTGTCGGATAGCCTGGCTCAATACCTGGTGTCCATCGTCAATGCCGCTTC CACGTTTGGCCGTCTTGTTCCCGCATATTTCGGCGATCGAATCGGCGTCTTCAACGTCATGATCCCTTTGACCCTACTGGGAGGCATCTTTACTCTCACAGTATGGCTAACTGCACACTCCACCGCTTCGGTTATTGCCTATGCCGCCCTATATGGGTTCGCATCTGGCTGCACTTTATCCATTGTGCCAGCCATGGTTGCTAGTTTCTCAGACGTTCGCAGCATAGGAACCCGCAGTGGCGCGCTCTACGGTGTTGCTGCAATTGGTGCCCTTATTGGAAGCCCAGTTGCCGGAGCTATTGTCAGCGCAGAGAATGGAAGTTTCTCTGGATTGATAATCTTTTGTGGTGTTACGATTCTGGCCGGCGCCGTGTTTGCGACCATGTCGAGACAGGCATTGACTGGGGGCCAATGGATGAAAAAGGTTTAG
- a CDS encoding major facilitator superfamily domain-containing protein → MASDETTPLLPQKGEGKGRVRNWLSRAFNVENRILLAGFLITLSFSFTQVPLFYVFHLMTCDSFYETHPPYDGPGDRCSRDEIAAGTATQYSILGMSTTFCGTLNLFVAGWTSKKFGPRAALLCQILIPAARVVTQILGVVAGGEKGMIIIQATQLITILGGPAGYILVVNVIAGEVVEPIRRTAVFGQLQGAIMLGQAIGYLSGGMIGDAIDIRAPFDVAFISFILAGIYVWCALPYISPDSMSNGGKNGQKGVSGFLAPLKILTPQRLRLADGRVKRHLGVIFLCSGIFVSVLATGYAPLLIQMYATAAFNFSQGDNGWLMSEFAFMRSFFLILLFPRIIAWGRGRVIRSEPNSDDEAEPGHIPTEAGEFDATLGEQADHEPYEAVSRNKEDEGCLFDLVFLRWSLLVDGLLTTVAAFATKPWHIYLAAFLLPFGSGSAPAAKGVITQMCPDSQRADALNAVTLVENVARLATQGLFGFIFASLAEVGKAYATFFCNAAIALLAMGVLLFSNFPPPGSTLIERHEEQDEVQNEGSEGEPLLNDRD, encoded by the exons ATGGCGAGTGACGAGACAACACCACTTCTCCCCCAAAAGGGGGAAGGCAAAGGGCGAGTGAGAAATTGGCTATCGAGAGCTTTTAATGTCGAGAATCGGATTTTGCTTGCGGGGTTTCTCATCACGTTATCGTTCAGTTTTACCCAAGTTCC ATTGTTCTATGTGTTTCATTTGATGACTTGTGATTCGTTTTATGAGACGCACCCTCCATATGATGGTCCGGGCGATAGGTGCAGTCGGGATGAAATTGCGGCTGGAACGGCAACCCAATACAGTATTCTTGGCATGTCTACTACCTTCTGTG GAACGCTGAACCTTTTTGTTGCTGGCTGGACATCGAAAAAGTTCGGCCCCCGAGCAGCACTTTTGTGTCAGATTCTCATCCCGGCAGCTCGCGTGGTCACACAAATCTTGGGAGTAGTAGCAGGTGGAGAAAAAGGAATGATAATTATCCAAGCGACTCAGCTGATCACAATTCTGGGCGGGCCAGCTGGGTACAT TCTTGTTGTCAACGTCATTGCTGGAGAAGTTGTCGAACCTATCAGACGGACAGCAGTATTTGGACAGCTGCAAGGTGCCATCATGTTGGGCCAAGCGATTGGATACTTGAGTGGTGGTATGATTGGTGACGCGATTGATATTCGAGCTCCTTTCGACGTGGCgttcatctccttcatcctCGCGGGTATCTACGTGTGGTGCGCCTTGCCATATATCTCGCCTGATTCAATGTCCAATGGAGGAAAGAACGGTCAAAAGGGCGTCTCTGGTTTTCTCGCGCCCCTCAAAATACTCACACCGCAGAGATTGCGCCTCGCTGACGGGAGAGTCAAGAGGCATCTCGGcgtcatcttcctctgcaGCGGCATATTCGTTTCCGTTCTCGCCACAGGCTATGcccctcttctcatccagaTGTACGCAACAGCGGCGTTCAACTTTAGCCAAGGAGACAACGGTTGGCTCATGTCGGAATTTGCGTTCATGAGGAGCTTCTTCCTGATTCTACTGTTCCCAAGGATCATTGCTTGGGGTCGAGGCCGTGTCATCAGATCTGAACCGaacagcgatgatgaggcgGAACCGGGGCATATTCCAACTGAGGCTGGGGAGTTTGATGCCACGTTGGGAGAGCAGGCTGATCATGAGCCGTACGAGGCAGTCAGCCGCAATAAAGAAGACGAGGGATGTCTCTTTGACCTTGTCTTCCTTAGGTGGAGCCTGTTGGTGGATGGTCTACTTACTACAGTTGCCGCCTTTGCGACTAAGCCGTGGCATATCTATCTTG CTGCCTTTCTTCTCCCATTCGGTTCCGGATCCGCTCCAGCAGCAAAAGGTGTCATTACTCAGATGTGCCCAGACTCGCAACGCGCTGATGCTCTCAATGCCGTTACCTTAGTTGAGAACGTAGCGCGACTAGCTACACAGGGCTTGTTTGGCTTCATCTTTGCTAGTTTGGCTGAGGTTGGCAAGGCATATGCAACTTTCTTCTGCAATGCG GCTATTGCTTTATTGGCCATGGGTGTTCTCTTATTCTCCAACTTCCCGCCTCCGGGAAGCACATTGATTGAGAGGCATGAAGAGCAGGACGAAGTTCAAAACGAGGGTAGCGAAGGTGAACCTCTCCTGAACGACAGAGACTAG